One genomic window of Cannabis sativa cultivar Pink pepper isolate KNU-18-1 chromosome 2, ASM2916894v1, whole genome shotgun sequence includes the following:
- the LOC115720964 gene encoding DNA repair RAD52-like protein 1, mitochondrial gives MWKSHVVSRSFSSGSLLESLFFKRTSCRYYAKEASSSSSEARPKQVVDFQEEDLFVSSGISRPLSEILKHLNKKVPDSLIKTRVENGLSSRYVPWHIVNRIMNLHAPEWSGEIRSVSYSPDGKSVSVIYRVTLYGTDAEIFRESTGTASLEDTSYGDPMQKAEAMAFRRACARFGLGLHLYHEDML, from the coding sequence ATGTGGAAATCCCATGTTGTATCTAGGTCTTTCTCTAGTGGCTCCTTACTGGAATCCTTGTTTTTCAAGAGAACTTCATGCCGTTACTATGCAAAAGaggcttcatcttcatcatcagaagCCAGACCTAAACAAGTGGTGGATTTTCAGGAAGAAGACCTCTTTGTAAGCTCTGGAATCAGCAGACCCCTTTCAGAAATCCTCAAACACCTCAACAAGAAAGTGCCCGATTCCCTCATCAAGACTCGGGTCGAAAATGGGCTTTCCTCGAGATATGTACCTTGGCATATTGTGAACCGAATTATGAACTTACATGCTCCTGAATGGTCTGGTGAGATTAGAAGTGTGTCTTACTCGCCTGATGGCAAATCGGTATCTGTTATTTACCGTGTGACGCTCTATGGGACTGATGCAGAGATATTCAGGGAGTCTACAGGCACTGCTTCCTTAGAGGACACAAGTTATGGTGATCCTATGCAAAAGGCAGAAGCAATGGCATTTCGTCGAGCTTGTGCTCGATTCGGCCTTGGTCTTCATCTTTATCATGAGGATATGCTGTAA
- the LOC115719790 gene encoding MATH domain and coiled-coil domain-containing protein At2g05420-like, with product MIIIAYLFSGRIVVPSHFLLKIESFHSLSKASAVVSYKSEFETGDYKWQLSIFPNGDTENGGEGHMSVSLELLNSKSLPIGWEVHALFTFFLYDQIRDQYVTSQGNAKLMRFHSMRTKWDIPKYIELETFNDGSNGYLVNESCAFGAEVFVVKNTFKGECLSMIVDPIETIHTWKFKAISIKNQEWYESDPFVGSTNKWYVKKIFFIFYSIGMFYFVLLILIMNRRIVVYPNGSVEGKGTHISLFLQLQISSLPPDTKLFVRYVLRLNNQTNNRNNFEIEGKPIVFSHHPVRVGVFNNLCRSQN from the exons ATGATTATAATTGCGTATTTGTTTTCAGGAAGAATTGTTGTGCCCAGTCACTTTTTGCTCAAAATCGagtcatttcactctctttcaAAAGCCTCAGCAGTAGTTAGCTACAAATCCGAATTTGAAACCGGAGACTACAAATG GCAACTAAGTATCTTCCCAAATGGGGACACTGAAAATGGTGGGGAAGGTCATATGTCTGTTTCATTGGAACTCCTAAACTCAAAATCTCTCCCTATTGGTTGGGAGGTACATGCTCTCTTCACTTTTTTTCTATATGATCAGATTCGGGACCAGTATGTAACCTCTCaag GTAATGCAAAGCTAATGAGGTTCCACTCAATGAGGACAAAATGGGATATTCCCAAATATATTGAGCTTGAGACATTCAACGATGGCTCCAATGGATACCTTGTGAATGAGAGTTGTGCTTTTGGTGCAGAGGTTTTTGTGGTCAAAAACACATTCAAAGGAGAGTGCTTATCAATGATTGTCGACCCCATTGAGACCATTCATACTTGGAAGTTTAAAGCTATTTCAATAAAGAATCAAGAATGGTATGAGTCTGATCCATTTGTAGGCTCCACCAACAAAtggtatgtaaaaaaaatattttttatattttattcaattggcatgttttattttgttttgtta ATTCTGATCATGAACAGGAGGATTGTGGTTTATCCTAACGGGTCAGTAGAAGGCAAAGGAACACACATTTCATTATTTTTGCAATTGCAGATTTCAAGTCTTCCACCAGACACAAAACTCTTTGTTCGTTACGTTTTGCGTTTAAATAACCAAACTAATAATCGAAATAATTTTGAGATAGAAGGTAAG CCAATCGTGTTTTCTCATCATCCAGTACGTGTTGGGGTTTTCAACAATTTATGCCGCTCGCAAAATTAA